One Mycolicibacterium sp. TUM20985 genomic window, AGAGCGTGACGTCGGCCGACTCGGTCTCCGGCTGGTCGGTTCGTCGCGTGGACACCGACTCGCTGCTACTCGGCAGACGTTCACGCATCGGCATGCCGGGTGAGCTGCTGTTCACCAGGCGCCCCGAGGGAATGGTCTTCGCCACGTTCGTTCAGCATCGGACTGCGGTCACCCGTCCGCTGTGGGCGTCGGTGAAGTCCGGCCACGTTCGTACCGTGCGGGCCCTCTTGGAGAGGGCCGCTCGCGCCGCGAGCGACGAGGTCAGGGCGTCGGCGGGAACGGACTGAGCGGCGGCGCAGGGGCAGGCGCGGGCGCCGCAACCGGATCGACCGGCCGTAGCGGCACGTTCGGACCGGGGGCCTGAGCGGGGATGGGCGTGTTCATCCCACGCTGGGCGACGCCCAACAGCAGGGCCTCCTTGCCGCTGATCTCCTGGTTCTGCACGGCGTGCCACAGGTCCCTGAGGTAACTCACGTTCGGTGACTCGCCGGCCACCACACTGGGGTCCATCGTCGAACCCGGGGGCAGGGCATCCGGGCTGGCGAGGTGGGGGACGCCATTCGGGGGCACCGGTGGGGCGTCGGGGCCTGCGGCCTGGACGGTGATCTCGGAGTCGGGGGCCGGCGCAGGGGCGGGCAGGACCGTGACGGGTGCCGGGGGCGGCGGAACGGGGTCGACGGGGTCCGCGCCCGCCGGTGCGGCCACGCCCACGAGGGCCAGGAACAAACCCGATGCGCAGCCCGCTACCGCTGCCGCGTGCTTGACGGTGTTCGCCTTCATCTGCCGACCCTCTCTCCTGTGACCTCAGGGACTGATGGTGCTAGTGGGTGCATCAAGAATCACCCCATTTTCGTTACACGGCAATCCCCGATCATTTGTTTAACGAAGGTCTAATGATCGGCGAGAACACGTTCTACTCGTGAGTTTCCGAAACCGGCCGCGAGGCCCCCGATCTGTGGTGTAGCAATGCCATATCCCACTAGATCGCGTCGTCGTCAGGAGTTCTTCAGACATGCCGGACACCGTTGCCAGCCCCAACCTCCCGTCCGGTTTCGACTTCACCGACCCCGACATCTACGCGGAGCGCTTGCCGGTCGAGGAACTTGCCGAGATGCGCAAGGTCGCGCCCATCTGGTGGAACGAACAACCCCACGACGTCGGTGGCTTCGGTGACGGTGGGTTCTGGGTGGTCAGCAAGCACAAGGACGTAAAGGAGGTCTCGCGGCGCAGCGACGTCTTCTCCAGTCTCGAGAAGACCGCCCTACCGCGATATGCCGACGGCACCGTCGAAGGTCAGATCGAGACGGGCAAGTTCGTCCTGCTCAACATGGACGCGCCGCACCACACGCATCTGCGCAAGATCATCTCGCGCGCGTTCACACCCCGAGCGATCGAACTGCTCCGCGCCGACCTGGCCGTGCGCGCGCGAGAGATCGCGGACAGGGCTGCGGCGCTGGGGTCCGGCGACTTCGTCGAAGAGGTGTCCTGTGAGCTCCCGCTGCAGGCCATCGCCGGACTGATGGGCGTTCCCCAGGAAGACCGGATGAAGCTCTTCCACTGGTCCAACCAGATGGTGGGCGACATGGACCCGGAGTTCGCCAACAACGATGCGATCAGCGCCTCGGTCGAACTCATCACCTACGGCATGCAGCTGGCCGCCGAGCGCGCCGACAAGCCCGGTGAGGACCTCGTCACCAAGCTCGTGCACGCCGACGTCGAGGGCCACAAGCTGTCCGATGATGAACTCGGCTTCTTCGTGATCCTGTTGGCGGTGGCCGGCAACGAGACCACGCGCAACTCGATCACCCAGGGCATGATGGCGTTCACCGACTTCCCCGACCAGTGGGAGCTGTTCAAGCGGGAACGTCCGGCCACCACCGCCGACGAGATCGTCCGGTGGGCCACCCCGGTCACATCGTTCCAGCGCACCGCGCTCGAGGACACCGAGTTGGCCGGCGTGCAGATCAAGAAGGGCCAGCGGGTGGTGATGATGTACCGGTCGGCCAACTTCGACGAGGACGTCTTCGACGACCCGTACACGTTCGACATCATGCGTGACCCCAACCCCCACGTGGGTTTTGGCGGCACCGGGGCGCACTACTGCATCGGTACCAACCTGGCGCGGATGACCATCGACCTGATGTTCAACGCGATCGCCGATGCCATGCCCGACATCACCTCGCTCGCCAAGCCCGAACGACTTCGGTCGGGCTGGCTCAACGGCATCAAGCACTGGCAGGTCGACTACACCGGGACGTCGGCCGCTACGTGACCTCGTAGTCGAAGATCGAGCGCCAATAGTCCTCGGGAATCTCGGCGCCCGATTTCAGCACCTTGGCCAGGCCCGCTGCCATCGCGATGCCCAACAGGCCCAACCACAGTCCGGCCAGCGCGATGACGAGCCACAGGACGGTGGTGACGGCGGGCCACGGGGACACCACGGCCAGCGCAGGCGCGAAGAAGAAACCCAGCCCGATGTACCACGCCGAGCCGGCCCGATCGGACGTCATCACCCACCGGAGCCAGCCGGGGATGGGTGGCGGTGCGGGCGGGGCGTGCCGACGGTGAGGCATGCCTCCACGGTGCGCTCGCGAGGTAGTCCTCGCAATTACCCGTGACGTAGTGGAATGGCGTGCAGCCGCGGTCCAGACTGGTGGGGTGACGACGGCAGAGGCGCAGACTCCCCCGTTCGGCACTCTGATGCGCCAGTGGCGCCGTCGGCGCCGGATCAGTCAGCTCGACCTGGCGATCGAAGCCGACGTGTCGTCGCGCCACGTCAGCTTCATCGAGACCGGCCGCTCCTCTCCCAGCCGGGCCATGGTGCTGAGGCTGGCGGCGGTGCTCGACGTGCCGCCCCGCGAGCAGAACCAGATGCTGTTGGCGGCGGGGCTCGCTCCGGTGTTCGCCGAGCGGTCGCTCGACCATCCCGACATGGCTCCCGTGCGCGACGGCCTCGACAAGGTGCTCGCGGCCTACGAGCCGTATCCGTGCCTGGCCGTCGACCGCGGCTGGAACATCGTCGCGGCCAACGCCGGAGCAGGGCTGCTGCTGCAGGGGGTCGCGCCGCACCTAATGAATCCGTCGAACGCCCTGCGGATCTCGCTGCACCCCGACGGTTTGGCCCCGCGGATCCGCAACCTCGCGCAGTGGCGCCACCACGTCATCGGCCGGCTGCGCCGAGAGGTGGACGTCAGCGGTTCGGCGGTGTTGACGGATCTACTGACCGAAATCGCCTCCTACCCAGGGGGTCTCGATGACGGCCACGACTTCGGCGGGGTGGTCGTCCCGCTGGAACTGGAGAACGCCGACGGGTCGGTCCTGAGGTTCCTCAGCACGGTGACGACCTTCGGCACAGCGCTCGATCTGACCGCTGCGGAGTTGAGCATCGAGGCGTTCCTGCCTGCCGATGGCGTGACGGCAGCGGCACTGCGCTGACGGCCAGCGCGAGTTGCGACAGGTAAGACCACTTGACCTCTGGCCATCAGCCTGCCATGGTGGGCGGATGGCCCTGCAACCCGTCAATCGTCGATCGGTACCCGAAGACGTCTTCCAGCAGATCGTCGCGGAGGTGCTCAGCGGCGACATGCAACCCGGTGACGTGCTGCCCAGTGAGCGGCGTCTGGCCGAGGTGCTCGGCGTGTCCCGGCCCGCCGTGCGTGAGGCCCTCAAGCGACTCACCGAGGCCGGCCTCGTCGAAGTGCGCCAAGGAGATTCGACCACCGTCCGCGACTTCCGCCGCCACGCCGGGCTTGACCTCCTCCCCCGATTGCTGTTCCGCGCCGGCGAGGTCGACGTCACCGTCGTGCGCAGCATCCTCGAGACCCGGCTGCACAACGGACCCAAGATCGCCGAACTCGCCGCGCTGAGGCGACGGCCCGACCTCGCCGAGCTCCTCGAGGCCTCGATCGACGCCCTCGCCGCCGAACCCGATCCCGTCGAACGCCAGCGGCACGCGCTGACGTTCTGGGATCACGTCGTCGACGGGGCGGACTCCATCGCATTTCGGTTGATGTACAACACACTTCGCGCCACCTACGAACCCGCACTCCCCGCGCTGGCCGTCATGATGGCCGACGAGGTGGGTCGGCCCGATGCCTACCGGGCCATCGCCGAGGCGATCCGCGACGGTGATCCGTCGGCGGCGGAAGGGGCTGCCCGAGCACTGCTCGAGCCAGCGACCGCGGCACTGCTCGGCGTCCTCGATGAACTGGCGGCCGACTCGTGAGCACCACGGGCCGGCGCGGCTTCTCGCTCGCCGATGCCGGGCGGGAGTTCCTTGGACACCCGTCGCCCTGGCTGATCGGGGCCACTCTGGCCGGCGCACTGGCCGCCAGGGTCGTCGCCGGAGACTGGCAGCTCACCGACGCGTTGGTGCCGCTGGCGATGCTGGCGATGTTCCCGTTCTTCGAGTGGCTGGTCCACGTCGTCGTCCTGCATTGGCGCCCAAGACGTCTCGGCCCCCTCACCGTCGACCCGTTGCTGGCGCGCAAGCACCGCGAGCATCACGTCGACCCGCGCGACGTGCCGCTGATCTTCATTCCCTGGCGGGCCCTGCTGTGGATCCTGCCCGGGGCCATCGCGATTGCGCTGCTGGCGTTCCCGCGGACGGGCCTCGGGCTGACGTACCTGGTGTTCCTCGGCATGCTCGGTCTGGTCTACGAGTGGTGCCACTACCTGATCCACAGCGACTACAAGCCTGCGTCGCGCGCCTATCGCGCGGTCTGGCGCAACCATCGCCAGCATCACTACAAGAACGAGCACTATTGGTTCACGGTCACCAGTGCAGGCACCGCAGACCGGGTGCTGGGGACCTACCCCGATGCGGCCGCCATCGCGTCCTCACCGACCGCGAAGAACCTCCACGCGGTTACGACTGGACGATGATCGGATCGCCGATGCTGACCTGGTCGTAGTACCACCCGGCATTGTCGGGACTCAGGTTGATGCAGCCGTGGCTGACGTTCGAATTACCTTGTGACGCCACCGACCACGGCGCTGCGTGCACGTAGACACCGCCCCACGTGACCCGCACCGCGTCGTACACCGTCAGTTTGTAGCCCTCCGGGTCGCTCAGCGGGATGCCGATGGTCCGGGAATCCATGATGACCGGGGACTGCTTCTCCAGGGCGGTGAACGACCCGACCGGCGTGGTGTGCTTGGGCTTGCCCATCGAGGCGGGCATCGAGCGGGCCACCTGGCCGTCGATGCTCACCGTGAACGTGTGGGCGTCGATGTCGGCGACGCCGACGACCGACGCCCCGGCCTCGAAGCTGGTCTTCGCCCCGCCCACGGACAGGGCGATCGTCGAATGCGCCGGCCAGTATGAGCTCGGGTTCCATTGCAGTACATCGTTCTTCAGCCACACGAAGTTGCCCTGCGGGGCGTTCGCGGACGTCACGGCGAAGGACCGCTCGGCGGCGACGCGGTCGGCGACGGGCCCGGCGAACGTCACCGTCACCGGCATCGCCACCCCGACGACCTGTCCCGGGGCGGGCGAGATGTTCGCGACCGCCGCCGGTCCCGGAGCGGCGGCGAGGCCATGACCCGTCGAACTCACCAGCAGGAGGGTTGCCATGCCCGCTACCGAGAACACCTGACGCAGCGCATTACGCAATGGACCAACCTCCGAGTGACGGGCTTGCATGAATACTAGTTCGCTTCTCGAGTGCTAAGCGTTAGCCGGCCGTGGGCGAGCCACCGCGAGGAGCACGTAGCCCAGGCCCAGGAAACCCGCCGCGAGCACGGTGACGTTCATCGCGACTGCTGCCAGTCCGACGCTGCCGGGGTCGAGGAAGTAGTACGGCACCCGGCGACCCGCCCGGTTCAGCACGACCAACGCCAGGCCAAGGTAGGCGGCCGGATAGGCCAGCCAGACGAATGGTTGCCACCACTTCGTGGCGCCCGCTCCCCGGCCGATCAGCATCCAGTCGGCGACGGCGAGGATCGGGACGACGACGTGCAGCAGGAAGTTGGCGGGTGTGTAACCCATGCTGCGGTCGGTCAGCAGCAGATTCCAGACGACCCCCGCGACGACGACGTAGAGCACGACCGCCCCCCGAAGACCGGTGCGCGCGTCGGCCCGCCGGGAGAACAGCGTCCAGGCGTAGTACGCGGCGGCCAAGATATTCGCCTGATACGTGAAGGTGATCAGCCGCCAGCCCACCCCCGACCGCGAGGTCAGTTCGACGGCGATCAGGGCGAGTGCGACGGCGAGGATGATCGTCGCGCGCAGCGACACGCGCAGGACGGCACGGGCAGTGGGGGCTGGTGACGTCAAGCTAGCCCGGCCCGGGCGTCAGCTTCTCTTTGATGCGCGTCAGGATGCCCGGCTTCTTCGTCGGGACCGGCGGCACGTACGCGGGTGCGACGGAGGGCGGCAGCGGCGTTCCGGCCAACGGAGGTGCGAGCGCTGGATCCACCGGCGGGGCGAGACCCGGGGCGACGGGAACGGCGTCCGCGGGAGCCTGTTCGACGTAGGGCGCCTCGGCCGGGGTGTCCGCGACGGCGACCGGCGGCTCTTCGTATAGGGGCGGGAGTGCCTCCGGCGGAGGTGGTGGCGGCGCTGCCTCGACGACGGGGGCGGCCGGGATGGCGGCGGGGGGTGGCAGTGCCGGCGGAACGGCCCGGACCACGTCGGCCGGCTCGACCTTCGCGGCCGGGGCGGGGCTGGGCTGGGCCGTGCGGGGCGGGGACAGCTGCAGGCTGACCGCAATGGAGACCGACACGACGAAGGTCACCACGCCTACGGCCAGCATCGCCACCGGGCCCACGCTCGTCAGCGTCCGGCGACGCGCGCCGAACGCGCGGCCCTGGCCCGAGTCGTGGCGCGCGTCGACGACGAAGCCGTCACCGTCGAACAGGCCGAACGGCATGTCGTTACTCTGCGCCGATGCCAGCGCGGCGCCGCGGGCGAGCGCCAACTTCGCCTCCTCGGGCGCGAACACCGGTACCGACAGCGCGTCCTCGAGCCGGTCGAGGATGGGCTCCAGGTGACCCGCCGAACCGACCACGACCAGCGCTTCGGGCGCCCAGTCGGCGCGAGCGAAGATCGTGCTCAACCAGCTGATCAGGGCGTCATCGGAGTCGATGGTGTGGTTGAACGCCGTCTGCACCGCGCCGTCGCTGGTGTTGACGATCAGCGAGATGACCGACTCCGGTTCGACGACGCAGACCGCCGTCGTCGGGTAGCCCAGGACCTCCGCGATGCCGCGGGCCAGCGCTTCGGTGGCCTCCGGCATCCGAATGGCCACCACGTTGTCGAAACCGGACTCCGAGAGCGACTCCATCAGCATCGACGCCTGCTCATCGGCGTCCTCGCTCCACGTCACGCCGATCGAGTGCAGTCGCAGTCCGCGTGTGGCGGCCATGGCCTCGGTCCGCAGCACCGCGGCCGTGGCCTGCTCGGAGGTGATGGTGCGGTCGTCGCCGACTGCGAAGGAGTCGCGATCCATCGTCGCGCCGTCGGCGTCCTGGCCCTCGACGAGAACCAGACCGACGGACGTCGGAGTCATCGACAAGCCGAGGACCGCGTCCACATGTACCCCTTCGGAGCCACGAGGCGGCCACACTCGGGCAGCACCAGCGTGGAGAACCATTGCGAGCGACCTTACCCGTCGGTCCGACGGTGGGCGCGTCGGGGACGACGAACCCCTTCCATTTGGTGTAGGACGCGCTCTACCTCTTCTCCGTCGGCATCGGGACGTCGATGTCGGGGGCGTGCACTGACCAAAGCGCAGGCCTTGCCCGAAATGTGACCTGTCGTAAACCGAATCCGCCCTCCGGTCGCGCCATGATGAGGACGCGCGAACGAAGGAGGACTCATGTCGGCAACGGCACTTCTGGTGGACGTCGAGACTGCGCCGCTCGACGAGCAGGGCGTGGTCTCCGTACATCTCCTCGGGGTGGGCAACACCGCGGCCAGGTGCTCTTGCGGATGGGCCGGACGGCGTCGACTTCTCAGGGCCGCCGCCAAGCAGGATGCCTGGGCGCATGCGATGCGGGACCGGTGCTCGGTGTCGTCACCGCTGGTGTTCGCCTGGTGAACCGGTGAGGATCTCCGCCAGCAGCGCAGGTTCCACGTTGCCGCCGGAGACGATGACGACCGTCGGCCCCGGCGGGGTCGGACCTCGGCGGTAGGCGGCCAATGCCGTGGCGCCACTGGGCTCGGCCACCAGGTGCGCGCGCAGGGCAATGTCGCGGACGGCATCGCGAATGTCGTTCTCGGACACGGTGATCACGCCGTCGAGAAGCTTCTGTACGTGAGCGAACGTCAGCTGCGAGGGCTGTGAGCGAAGCCCGTCGGCGATCGTGCGATTGCGGTCGGCGATCGACCAGTCGACCCGGTGGCCCGCGGCGAGTCCCGCGGCGGTGTCACCTGCGAGTTCCGGTTCCGCGCCGATGACCTTGGCCCGCGGTGCGAGTGCCTTGACCGCGGTGCCGATGCCCGACGCCAGGCCCGCGCCGCTGACCGGGACGATGACGTTGGCCACGTCGGGCAGGTCCTCGACGATCTCCAGTCCGATGGTGCCCTGGCCGGCGATGACGTCGGGGTGGTCGAACGGCGGGATCAGGACCCCGCCCGTGCGCGCGACCACCTCGTCGGCGACCCGCTCGCGTTCGCCGGCGGCGCACAGCACCACCTCCGCGCCGTGGCTTCGCGTCGCGGCGATCTTGACCAGGGGCGTCTCCTCGGGCATGACGATCGACGCGCTGATCCCGTACTTCGCGGCGGCGTAGGCGACGGCCTGCGCGTGGTTGCCGCTCGAGTAGGCGACCACTCCGCTGGCGCGGGTGGCCTCGTCGAGCCGGGCGATCGCGTTGAACGCGCCACGGACCTTGAAGGCGCCGATCGCCTGCAGGTTCTCCGGTTTGAGCCACAGCGGGCGGTCGGGATCACCCCACGGCGCAGGGATCAGGGGCGTGCGGACCACCGAGCCGCGGATCCGTTCGGCGGCGGCACGGATGTCGTCGAGGGTGACCAGTCGCATGGTGTCAGTCTGTCAGCCGACCCGGGGCTGCAAGGGTGTCGGTGTGACCGATGCGTTCTCCCTGCCGATCGTGCCCCGCTACGCCGAAGTCGACCAACAGGGCGTGGTGTTCAACGGGCATTACCTGACGTGGTTCGACGAGGCGTCCACCGCCTTCTTCGACTACCTCGGCCTGCCGTTCACCGAGTTCGCCGCGTGGGGGCTCGACGTGCAGGTGGTGCACGCCGACGTCGACTTCCTGGCACCCGTCCGCTGGCGGGATGCCGTCCGCGTCGAAACCCGTTGCGCCGCGACCGGAACGACGAGTTTCACCCTGCGGTTCGACGTGCTCCGTCGCCGCCGGGACGGAGCGGACGTCGTGGCGGTGCGCGGACGGAACGTGTACGTCGTCGTATCGACCGACGACTGGACCAAGCGCGAGATTCCCACCGGTCTGCGGGCCGCCTTGACTTCCGTTGCGGGTCAAGGCCGCAACGCAGTGGACGACGGTGTCGAGAAAGGTACTGTCACCCCATGAGCCACGATCACGGGCCACACCGCGAACTTCCGCCGGGGATGGCTGAGCAGCTGGACCTGCCGTACGCGGGCCTTGCGACGTTCGGCCACCGACCCTTCCTCACCGAGCTCGAGCAACTCGATTCATGGCAGCCCGACGTCGCCATCGTCGGGGCCCCGTTCGACGTCGGCACGACGAATCGGCCCGGCGCGCGCTACGGCCCGCGGGCCATCCGTGCCACCGCCTACGAGCCGGGCACCTATCACATGGACCTCGGCCTGGAGATCTTCGATTGGCTCGAGGTCGTCGACTTCGGCGACGCGTACTGCCCGCACGGTCAGACCGAGGTGTCGCACGCCAACATCAAGGAGCGCGTCGCGGCGGTGGCCTCCCGCGGCATCGTGCCCGTCGTCCTCGGCGGCGACCACTCGATCACGTGGCCGTCGGCGACCGCGGTGGCCGACGTGCACGGATACGGCAACGTGGGCATCGTGCACTTCGACGCGCACGCCGACACGGCCGACATCATCGAGGGCAACCTCGCCAGCCACGGCACTCCGATGCGGCGCCTGATCGAGTCGGGCGCCGTCCCCGGAACCCACTTCGTCCAGGTCGGATTGCGCGGGTACTGGCCGCCGCAGGACACGTTCGAGTGGATGCAGGAGCAGGGCATGGTGTGGCACACCATGCAGGAGATCTGGGAGCGCGGGTTCAAGGCGGTCATGGTCGACGCCGTCGGCGAGGCCCTCGCCAAGGCGGACAAGCTGTACCTGTCCGTCGACATCGACGTGCTCGATCCGGCGCATGCGCCCGGCACGGGAACCCCCGAACCGGGGGGCATCACCAGCGTCGACCTGCTCCGGATGGTGCGCCAGCTCTGCTACGAGCACGACGTCGCGGGGGTGGACGTCGTCGAGGTCTCCCCCGCCTATGACCATGCCGAGCTCACGGTGAATGCCGCGCACCGGGTGGTGTTCGAAGCTCTCGCGGGCATGGCCGCCAGGCGGCGCGACGCCGCCGGCGCCGAGATGGGCCCGCCCGGTCGACGACCGCCGTCATGAGCTGCCGCGTCAGCTCTTGACGAGGGTGAACTGGCAGACGTCGGTGTAACCCTTCGCGAACAGCTCTGCGCAACCGGTCAGGTACCGCATGTAGCGGTCGTAGACCTCTTCGGACTGGATCGCGACCGCTTCGTCGCGGCGGGCCTCCAGTGCCGCCGCCCAGATCTCCAGCGTGCGCGCGTAGTGCAACTGCAGAGGCTGTACGCGCTCCACCTTGAAGCCGGCCTTCTCGGCGTGCTGCTTGACGGCGACGACCTGGGGAAGGTCTCCGCCGGGGAAGATCTCGTCCATGATGAACTTGAAGAACCTGATCTTCGTCATGGTCAGCGGCAGGGCGCGATCCTTGAACTGCTCGTCGCTGGGCTTGACGATGGTGTGCAGCATCATCACGCCGTCGGCGGGCAATGCCTCATAGGCCATTTGGAAGAAGTCGTCGTAGCGGTCGCGGCCGAAGTGCTCGAAGGCGCCGATCGACACGATCCGGTCGACCTTGTCGCCGAACTGCTCCCAGCCCTCGAGCCGGACCTCTTTGCTCCGCGGGCTTTCCGACTGTGCGAGAAGGTCTTTCACGTGAGCCTGCTGGTTCTTGCTCAGCGTGAGGCCGATGACGTTGACGTCGTAGCGCTCCACGGCTCGCTTGACGGTGGCACCCCAGCCGCAACCGACGTCCAGCAGCGTCATCCCCGGCTGCAATCCGAGCTTGCCGAGGGACAGATCGATCTTCGCGATCTGCGCCTCTTCGAGCGTCATGTCGTCGCGCTCGAAGTAGGCACAGCTGTAGGTCTGGGTGGGATCCAGGAACAGGCGGAAGAAGTCGTCGGACAGGTCGTAGTGAGCCTGCACGTCGTCGAAGTGCGGCTTCAGGTTCTTGGTGTCATTCTTGGTCTCTGGCAAGATTCAACCTTCGGCTACTCGTTGGTTTCGTCGACGGCTCCACACGTGCTGGAGAGCCTCTCCGTACGTCCGCGCAATTCCCGCAGACTACCCGACCCCCGAAGTCGACAGCCAATCGGTGAACCGCCGTCCGTTTGCTGGCCGTCCTGCCCGCCACCCACCCGAAGTGGGCCGGCGGCCGTCGTTCACGTCAGTGGGCGGGTGGCGGTACACGTTGATCCGACTCGGGTCGAGCAGGTCCGGCGAAACCGCGAAGTCAAGGCAGCCCGGAGCCGCCCGAGCCTGCCGGACGACGTCGACGCAACCGGCCAAATAGGCGTTGCGATCCCCCGGCGCGACGGTCAGATGTCCGGCGACGATCACGCCGTCGGCGTCGTTCGAACCCATGGGGCTCCCCTTCTGTCAGCGATCAGTTCTCCCGCGGCAGGAGTTCCGCCGCGAAGCGGTCGATGAACGCGTCGGTGCTGCCGCTCCCGGCCGGCCGGATGACGAACTTCGTCAGTCCGGCCGCCAGATAGCCGTCGATCATGCGGTGCAGTCGCGGCCATCCGTCGGCGATCAGCTCGGTCGGGTCGACGTCGGGACGACGGTGGCGGATCGCGGCGAGCGCGTCGTCGGGCAGCCCGCCGTCCGCCACGGCCACGTTGATCCCGTAGTGGTCGGGTTCGACGGCGCGCCCAGCCTCCGCAGCGGCGGCCTCGATGAGCTCACGCCCGCGTCGTGCCTCGTCAGGGGTGAGGAAGCTCCCCAGCCAGCCGTCGGCGAGCCTGCCGATGCGACGGAACGCAGCGGGGGCGGAACCGCCCAACCAGATGTCGAGTGGTTTCGCCGAGTGCGGTCCGACCGCGATCGAGGTCGCCGTGAAGAAGTCGCCGGCGAAGTGGGCGCCGTCGCCGGCCAGCGCCATCTTCAGGAGCCGCAGCGATTCGTCGAAGACCGCGGCGCGCTGCCCGTCGGGAACGACGAAGACGTCACGCTCTGCGGGCAGGGCGGAACGCAGGCCGAAGACCGGCAGGACGCGCTTGGGCGCCAGCGCC contains:
- a CDS encoding cyclopropane mycolic acid synthase family methyltransferase encodes the protein MPETKNDTKNLKPHFDDVQAHYDLSDDFFRLFLDPTQTYSCAYFERDDMTLEEAQIAKIDLSLGKLGLQPGMTLLDVGCGWGATVKRAVERYDVNVIGLTLSKNQQAHVKDLLAQSESPRSKEVRLEGWEQFGDKVDRIVSIGAFEHFGRDRYDDFFQMAYEALPADGVMMLHTIVKPSDEQFKDRALPLTMTKIRFFKFIMDEIFPGGDLPQVVAVKQHAEKAGFKVERVQPLQLHYARTLEIWAAALEARRDEAVAIQSEEVYDRYMRYLTGCAELFAKGYTDVCQFTLVKS
- a CDS encoding putative quinol monooxygenase, with translation MGSNDADGVIVAGHLTVAPGDRNAYLAGCVDVVRQARAAPGCLDFAVSPDLLDPSRINVYRHPPTDVNDGRRPTSGGWRAGRPANGRRFTDWLSTSGVG
- a CDS encoding TIGR03854 family LLM class F420-dependent oxidoreductase; the encoded protein is MKIRFGVGLAAGPEARPERLPHLVDRLESAGIDSLWFSELVYTDAVDPFIGMAHALARTTKLKVGTSVMILPGRHPVLVAKQLASLAALAPKRVLPVFGLRSALPAERDVFVVPDGQRAAVFDESLRLLKMALAGDGAHFAGDFFTATSIAVGPHSAKPLDIWLGGSAPAAFRRIGRLADGWLGSFLTPDEARRGRELIEAAAAEAGRAVEPDHYGINVAVADGGLPDDALAAIRHRRPDVDPTELIADGWPRLHRMIDGYLAAGLTKFVIRPAGSGSTDAFIDRFAAELLPREN